The Xenorhabdus doucetiae genome has a window encoding:
- a CDS encoding DNA-3-methyladenine glycosylase family protein, with the protein MNTSCLTEIILPNNYHTRDFLAFHQRDGLGVAEIVQQNQIKKGIIWQENPALLTITIGKNRAKIQLDIDGDNVCASPHEALSALASHMLGLKQPVDIFESCYQDHPVIGELVSRQTGLRIYQSATPFEALSWAIIGQQISLSAAISIRRRFIQAVGIPHSSGLLCHPNNKQVRQCSQHDLRQCGFSVGKANALLQVCQRIDSGELVLNIPASEDKVKLLTDSLLAIKGIGMWTVNYALLRGFNYLDGSLHGDVAVRRNLQYLLNQEDKVSAEQAEKWLADFAPWKALVGAHLWRQQSRSGY; encoded by the coding sequence ATGAACACAAGCTGTTTAACAGAAATTATATTACCTAATAATTATCACACCAGAGACTTTTTAGCTTTTCATCAAAGGGATGGTCTGGGGGTTGCTGAAATTGTGCAGCAGAACCAAATTAAAAAAGGCATTATCTGGCAGGAAAATCCCGCGCTGTTGACTATCACAATAGGAAAGAACAGGGCGAAAATACAGCTTGATATTGATGGTGATAATGTTTGTGCTTCGCCACATGAAGCATTATCGGCGCTGGCTTCCCATATGCTGGGTTTAAAACAACCGGTCGACATATTCGAATCCTGTTATCAAGATCATCCTGTTATTGGCGAGTTGGTCAGCAGACAAACCGGATTACGGATTTATCAATCCGCGACCCCTTTTGAAGCGCTCAGTTGGGCGATTATCGGGCAACAAATTAGTTTAAGTGCCGCCATTTCCATTCGGCGGCGTTTTATTCAAGCCGTGGGTATCCCGCACTCTTCTGGGTTATTGTGTCACCCGAATAATAAGCAGGTAAGGCAATGTTCGCAGCATGATCTGCGTCAGTGTGGTTTTTCTGTCGGGAAAGCCAATGCGTTATTGCAGGTTTGCCAACGTATTGATTCTGGTGAGTTGGTGCTGAATATTCCCGCGAGCGAAGATAAAGTGAAACTATTGACGGATAGCCTGCTGGCTATTAAAGGTATTGGCATGTGGACCGTGAATTATGCCTTGCTACGGGGGTTCAATTACCTGGATGGTTCGCTGCATGGCGATGTTGCCGTAAGGCGTAATCTCCAATATTTACTCAATCAGGAAGATAAAGTCAGCGCAGAACAGGCAGAAAAATGGCTGGCTGATTTTGCTCCTTGGAAGGCCTTGGTCGGCGCGCATTTATGGCGACAACAATCCCGTAGTGGATATTGA
- the pdxJ gene encoding pyridoxine 5'-phosphate synthase, whose protein sequence is MAEVLLGINIDHIATLRNARGTQYPDPVQAAFVAEQAGADGITIHLREDRRHITDRDVQLLDKTIQTRMNLEMAVTDEMVGIACQIKPAFCCLVPEKRQEVTTEGGLDVFGQKAHIAAAVKTLSASGIQVSLFIDADHQQIDAAAEVGAPFIEIHTGAYADAEDEIQQEKEFLRIKEAATYAAAKGLKVNAGHGLTYHNVQRIAALPEIYELNIGHAIIGRAVFSGLSAAVADMKTLLREARR, encoded by the coding sequence ATGGCTGAGGTATTGTTAGGTATCAACATTGATCACATTGCAACCTTACGTAATGCCCGTGGGACACAATATCCCGATCCCGTTCAGGCTGCATTTGTTGCAGAGCAGGCGGGTGCTGATGGTATAACGATTCACCTGCGTGAAGATCGCCGCCATATTACTGACCGGGATGTTCAATTATTGGACAAAACCATTCAAACCCGCATGAACCTCGAAATGGCGGTAACCGACGAAATGGTGGGGATTGCCTGTCAGATCAAACCAGCTTTCTGTTGCTTAGTTCCTGAAAAACGGCAAGAAGTCACAACCGAAGGCGGGTTGGATGTGTTTGGGCAGAAAGCGCACATCGCTGCGGCGGTTAAGACTTTATCAGCATCGGGCATTCAGGTGTCTCTGTTTATTGATGCGGATCACCAGCAAATTGATGCGGCTGCCGAAGTGGGTGCGCCCTTTATTGAGATCCACACTGGTGCGTATGCCGATGCAGAAGATGAGATACAGCAGGAAAAAGAGTTTTTGCGTATCAAAGAAGCGGCAACTTACGCGGCAGCTAAAGGTCTTAAGGTTAATGCCGGTCATGGTTTGACCTATCACAATGTACAACGCATTGCCGCCTTACCTGAAATTTATGAGTTGAATATCGGACATGCCATTATTGGCCGTGCGGTATTCAGTGGCTTATCTGCGGCGGTGGCCGATATGAAAACATTGTTGCGGGAAGCGCGCCGTTAA
- the recO gene encoding DNA repair protein RecO, which yields MDGWQRAFVLHGRPYSETSLLLDFFTENEGRVRVLAKGARSRRSNLKGCLQPFTPLLIRWSGRGEIKTLRDAEPISLALPLTGSVLYSGLYVNELLSRVLEQGTAYPALFFDYLQCLQSLAASEYTPESALRRFELALLTNMGYGVDYLHCAGSGEPVADTMTYRYREEKGFIASLVVDHFSFTGYELKALATGEFPDPATLKAAKRFTRIALKPYLGGKPLKSRELFRQFVRKKTDHPNKKNEN from the coding sequence GTGGACGGCTGGCAGAGAGCCTTCGTGCTTCATGGGCGCCCTTACAGTGAAACCAGTTTATTGCTGGATTTTTTTACTGAAAACGAAGGGCGGGTACGTGTTCTGGCAAAAGGGGCACGCAGCCGTCGCTCTAATCTAAAAGGTTGCTTGCAACCTTTCACCCCGCTGCTCATTCGTTGGAGTGGGCGGGGGGAAATCAAGACATTAAGAGATGCAGAGCCTATCTCATTGGCTCTCCCCTTAACGGGAAGTGTGCTCTACAGCGGTTTATACGTGAATGAGCTGTTGTCCAGAGTCCTTGAGCAAGGCACGGCATATCCCGCACTTTTTTTTGATTACCTCCAGTGTTTACAATCCCTTGCGGCGAGTGAATATACACCAGAAAGTGCATTGCGTCGTTTTGAATTAGCATTACTTACCAATATGGGATACGGTGTCGATTATCTTCACTGTGCCGGCAGCGGTGAACCGGTAGCGGATACCATGACTTACCGTTATCGTGAAGAAAAAGGATTTATCGCCAGTTTGGTTGTGGATCACTTCAGTTTTACGGGTTATGAACTCAAGGCGTTGGCAACTGGCGAATTTCCTGATCCGGCAACATTGAAGGCGGCGAAGCGTTTTACCCGCATTGCCTTAAAACCGTATTTGGGCGGGAAACCGTTAAAAAGCCGTGAACTATTTCGTCAATTCGTGCGTAAAAAAACTGATCATCCCAACAAGAAAAATGAAAACTAA
- the rnc gene encoding ribonuclease III, protein MNAIITNRLQHKLGYTFKQHDLLLQALTHRSASSKHNERLEFLGDSILSFVIANALYQRFPRVDEGDMSRMRATLVRGNTLAELAREFELGECLRLGPGELKSGGHRRESILADSIEALIGAIFLDSDIQTIEKIILNWYETRLNEISPGDKQKDPKTRLQEYLQGRHLPLPTYLVVQVRGEAHDQEFTIHCQVSGFEQPVRGIGSSRRKAEQAAAEQALKQLELE, encoded by the coding sequence ATGAACGCCATAATAACGAACCGGTTACAACATAAGCTAGGATATACCTTTAAACAGCACGATTTGTTGCTTCAAGCGTTAACTCACCGCAGTGCCAGCAGTAAGCATAATGAACGTTTAGAATTTCTCGGCGACTCCATCCTGAGTTTTGTCATTGCCAATGCGCTGTACCAACGTTTCCCCCGTGTTGATGAAGGAGATATGAGCCGCATGCGGGCAACATTGGTGCGTGGGAATACACTGGCGGAACTGGCCAGAGAATTTGAATTGGGTGAATGCCTGCGTCTGGGGCCGGGTGAGTTAAAGAGTGGAGGGCATCGTCGCGAATCCATTTTAGCGGATAGCATTGAGGCTTTAATCGGCGCTATTTTTCTTGACAGCGATATTCAGACCATCGAAAAGATTATCCTGAATTGGTATGAAACCCGTTTGAATGAAATTAGTCCGGGTGATAAGCAAAAAGATCCTAAAACACGTTTACAGGAATATTTGCAAGGGCGTCATTTGCCGTTGCCTACCTATCTGGTGGTTCAGGTTCGTGGGGAAGCACACGATCAGGAATTTACCATTCACTGTCAGGTCAGTGGATTTGAACAGCCTGTCAGAGGAATCGGTTCCAGTCGCCGCAAGGCAGAGCAGGCGGCTGCCGAACAAGCATTAAAACAATTGGAGCTTGAATGA
- the tadA gene encoding tRNA adenosine(34) deaminase TadA produces the protein MRRAIALAMQAQAKGEIPVGAVLVADNKVIAEGFNHPITDHDPTAHAEIIALRRGGNQLQNYRLLNTTLYVTLEPCVMCAGAMVHSRIQRLVYGASDMKTGAAGSLIDILRHPGMNHQIEITGGVLAQACSTMLSAFFKQRREQHKASKKLKSQQQT, from the coding sequence ATGCGCCGGGCAATCGCGTTGGCGATGCAGGCACAGGCAAAAGGTGAGATCCCAGTGGGGGCGGTATTGGTCGCCGATAATAAAGTGATTGCCGAAGGATTTAACCATCCCATCACTGACCATGATCCTACCGCCCATGCCGAAATCATTGCGTTACGGCGGGGCGGGAACCAATTGCAGAATTATCGTCTGTTGAATACGACACTGTATGTCACGTTAGAGCCTTGTGTCATGTGCGCAGGCGCCATGGTACACAGCCGGATACAACGGCTGGTCTATGGTGCCAGTGATATGAAGACGGGAGCCGCAGGTTCATTGATTGATATATTGCGCCATCCGGGCATGAATCACCAAATTGAAATCACAGGTGGTGTGCTGGCACAAGCGTGCTCCACAATGCTGAGTGCTTTTTTTAAACAACGCAGGGAGCAGCATAAGGCATCGAAAAAGTTGAAATCTCAACAACAAACCTAA
- the lepB gene encoding signal peptidase I, translating into MANTFALILTLATLITGILWCIERFKFAPERKKLAHIQEQATGAEAQGALAKELNKPSWVETLASVFPVLAIVLVLRSFVYEPFQIPSGSMMPTLLIGDFILVEKFAYGLKDPITQTTLIKTGEPKRGDIAVFKYPKNPTIDFVKRIIGLPGDKIVYDYVNKELHVYPGCGWNTQCKGDLPVTYRNAFPSDWTIKEDVTPEGVRINGVYQVPVDEPIGPYSLRQGERVENLGDVSHHILTIPVIQRFPGFSQEGLPVGTWVVPKGHYFAMGDNRDNSDDSRSWGFVPEKNLVGRATAIWMSFEKQEGEWPTGVRFSRIGGIH; encoded by the coding sequence ATGGCTAACACTTTTGCCTTGATATTAACGTTAGCAACGTTAATCACCGGCATTCTTTGGTGCATAGAGCGATTTAAGTTCGCACCTGAACGTAAGAAACTTGCTCATATTCAGGAACAGGCGACCGGCGCAGAAGCTCAGGGCGCTTTGGCGAAAGAACTTAACAAACCTTCATGGGTTGAAACACTTGCCTCTGTCTTTCCCGTGTTAGCCATTGTGTTGGTTCTGCGTTCTTTTGTGTATGAACCTTTTCAGATCCCTTCGGGTTCAATGATGCCGACACTGCTGATCGGGGATTTCATTCTGGTTGAAAAATTTGCTTATGGTTTAAAAGATCCGATTACGCAAACCACCTTAATCAAGACGGGTGAGCCGAAGCGGGGGGATATTGCCGTTTTCAAATACCCGAAGAACCCAACTATCGATTTTGTCAAACGCATTATTGGCTTGCCTGGAGATAAGATCGTTTACGATTACGTCAACAAAGAGCTTCATGTTTACCCTGGCTGTGGTTGGAATACCCAATGCAAGGGCGATTTACCGGTGACTTATCGGAATGCGTTCCCAAGTGACTGGACGATAAAAGAAGATGTAACACCCGAAGGCGTTCGTATCAATGGCGTTTATCAGGTTCCTGTTGATGAACCCATAGGGCCATATTCTCTCCGCCAAGGCGAACGCGTTGAAAATTTAGGTGATGTGTCACACCATATTTTGACCATCCCTGTAATACAACGTTTCCCAGGTTTCTCCCAAGAAGGCTTGCCGGTTGGCACTTGGGTTGTTCCCAAAGGGCACTATTTTGCTATGGGTGATAACCGCGACAATAGTGATGATAGCCGTTCATGGGGATTTGTTCCGGAGAAAAATCTGGTAGGCCGTGCAACGGCTATCTGGATGAGCTTTGAAAAACAAGAAGGTGAATGGCCTACTGGCGTGCGTTTTAGTCGAATTGGTGGAATTCACTAA
- the mltF gene encoding membrane-bound lytic murein transglycosylase MltF has product MNNIKINYFVIVIIALLSAAIIGLNINWPNKQQEQINKILARGELRVSTISSPLISFNSKNEPTGFDYELAKRFADYLGVKLVIKFRPNLNQLFDDLENDKADFLAAGLIYNKDRLAQTRTGPAYASVIQQLVYRKGATRPRSFGDLQGKLIVTAGSAHASELKRWKTKSYPELTWEETSRENTQQLLEQLAEGKIDYTISDSISLALQQRIHPNLAIAFDVSEESPLTWYLKRNDDYSLSSAMLDFFSMLTENGTLSRLQEKYFSHVGSFDYFDTLSFIRAINKLLPTYQPIFEKYAGSLDWHLVAAIAWQESHWDPQATSPTGVRGLMMLTHPTAEWAGIHDRLDPEESVKGGMAYLHYLMARLPDTIPADERIWFALAAYNMGYGHLLDARKLTAAQKGNPDSWLDVKARLPLLSKKRYYASTTYGYARGYEAYRYVENIRRYALSLEGYLKAKANREKAEAEKAATDAAETDAKAPENKTPTQSEKTA; this is encoded by the coding sequence TTGAATAATATTAAGATAAATTATTTTGTTATCGTCATTATCGCGCTCCTCTCTGCCGCCATCATTGGCCTCAATATCAATTGGCCCAATAAACAGCAGGAGCAGATAAATAAAATTCTGGCACGGGGAGAGCTACGGGTGAGTACCATCAGCTCTCCTCTCATCTCTTTTAACAGCAAAAATGAACCCACAGGATTCGACTATGAACTAGCCAAGCGATTTGCTGATTATCTGGGTGTAAAACTGGTCATTAAGTTTCGTCCCAACCTGAACCAGCTTTTTGACGATCTGGAAAACGATAAAGCGGATTTCTTGGCTGCCGGGCTTATCTACAATAAAGACAGGCTGGCTCAGACACGCACTGGCCCTGCCTATGCTTCAGTCATACAACAACTGGTTTATCGCAAGGGAGCGACACGCCCGCGTTCGTTTGGCGATTTACAAGGCAAATTGATCGTCACGGCAGGATCGGCTCATGCCAGCGAACTGAAAAGGTGGAAAACGAAGTCTTATCCTGAGTTAACCTGGGAAGAAACGTCACGCGAAAATACCCAACAATTGCTCGAACAACTCGCTGAAGGGAAAATCGACTATACCATCAGCGACTCCATCAGCTTAGCCCTGCAACAGCGTATTCATCCCAATTTGGCGATTGCTTTTGATGTCAGTGAAGAGAGTCCCCTGACCTGGTATTTAAAGCGCAATGACGATTATAGTCTCTCCTCCGCCATGCTCGATTTTTTCAGTATGTTGACGGAAAACGGCACCCTATCGCGGCTACAGGAAAAGTATTTCAGCCATGTCGGTTCTTTCGATTATTTCGATACCCTTTCATTTATTCGCGCTATCAACAAACTCTTGCCAACCTATCAGCCCATTTTTGAAAAATATGCGGGTTCGCTCGATTGGCATTTAGTGGCAGCCATTGCATGGCAGGAATCACACTGGGACCCACAAGCCACTTCCCCCACCGGCGTGCGTGGCCTTATGATGCTCACTCACCCGACAGCCGAATGGGCCGGCATTCATGACAGGCTGGACCCAGAAGAGAGCGTAAAAGGTGGGATGGCTTATTTGCACTACCTGATGGCGCGTTTGCCAGACACCATTCCTGCGGATGAACGCATCTGGTTTGCCCTCGCCGCCTACAACATGGGATATGGGCACCTGCTTGATGCCCGTAAGTTAACCGCGGCGCAAAAAGGGAATCCAGATAGTTGGCTGGATGTTAAAGCGCGCCTTCCCCTGTTAAGCAAGAAAAGGTACTACGCCAGTACAACCTACGGTTATGCCCGTGGCTATGAAGCCTATCGTTACGTTGAAAATATTCGACGTTACGCGTTGAGTCTGGAAGGCTACCTCAAGGCAAAAGCCAACCGCGAGAAAGCAGAAGCCGAAAAAGCGGCAACTGATGCGGCAGAAACTGACGCCAAAGCGCCGGAGAATAAAACGCCGACGCAATCTGAAAAAACGGCTTGA
- the acpS gene encoding holo-ACP synthase, with protein sequence MAIIGLGTDIVEISRIEAIVGRSGERLARRILSDGEWQQYQQHHQPVRFLAKRFAVKEAAAKALGTGIRNGLAFNQFEVMNDPLGKPTLKLHGEADVLANKLNVTSIHVTLADERRYACATVILES encoded by the coding sequence ATGGCCATTATTGGATTAGGCACAGATATTGTTGAAATATCCCGTATTGAAGCCATTGTCGGGCGTTCAGGCGAACGTCTGGCAAGGCGTATTTTAAGTGACGGAGAATGGCAGCAATATCAGCAGCATCACCAACCTGTCCGCTTTTTGGCAAAACGCTTCGCAGTTAAAGAAGCAGCAGCCAAAGCGCTTGGGACAGGTATCCGCAATGGACTGGCCTTTAATCAATTTGAAGTGATGAATGATCCACTGGGAAAACCGACATTGAAACTTCATGGTGAGGCTGACGTGCTGGCTAACAAACTGAATGTCACATCCATCCATGTCACACTGGCAGACGAGCGGCGTTATGCCTGTGCGACAGTAATATTGGAAAGTTAA
- a CDS encoding YfhL family 4Fe-4S dicluster ferredoxin produces the protein MALLITKRCINCDMCEPECPNQAITMGAEIYEIEPERCTECVGHYEKPTCQSVCPITNTIILDPNHQETEEQLWDKFVLLHHADKI, from the coding sequence ATGGCACTATTAATTACCAAACGCTGCATTAATTGTGATATGTGTGAACCCGAATGCCCGAATCAGGCCATCACAATGGGCGCGGAGATCTACGAAATTGAGCCTGAACGCTGTACTGAGTGCGTCGGGCATTACGAAAAGCCAACTTGCCAATCTGTCTGCCCGATCACGAATACCATTATCCTTGATCCTAACCATCAGGAAACCGAAGAGCAGTTATGGGATAAGTTTGTGCTCCTGCATCATGCTGATAAGATCTGA
- a CDS encoding HD domain-containing protein, which produces MLSFSPFDDLAQQLLPLAIEGDDGAHDIAHLYRVWRNARQICQAESGNLRLVFAAVLLHDCVNVEKNAPNRHLASRMAAEKAALILQNLAWCEEDISAVCHAIEAHSFSADLTPRTLEAKIVQDADRLDSIGMVGVGRCFYTGGRMGSSMYDFHDPLAKQREYDDKAYTVDHFYTKLFKIGSGFQTASGQKMAQERTARMKWFLDAFLDEIQVESADCDDWV; this is translated from the coding sequence ATGTTATCTTTTTCCCCGTTTGACGATTTAGCCCAACAGCTTTTACCCCTGGCAATAGAAGGTGATGATGGTGCCCATGATATTGCCCACCTTTACCGGGTATGGCGGAATGCCAGACAAATTTGTCAAGCGGAATCTGGCAACTTGCGGTTAGTATTCGCCGCTGTACTACTGCATGATTGTGTCAATGTTGAAAAAAATGCCCCCAACCGCCATCTCGCCTCGCGCATGGCAGCAGAAAAAGCCGCCTTGATACTGCAAAATCTGGCATGGTGTGAGGAAGATATCAGTGCCGTCTGCCATGCCATTGAAGCGCATAGCTTTTCAGCGGACTTAACCCCCAGAACATTAGAAGCGAAAATCGTGCAAGATGCGGATCGGCTGGATTCTATTGGCATGGTTGGGGTTGGGCGTTGTTTTTACACCGGCGGCCGTATGGGGTCTTCCATGTATGACTTTCATGATCCGTTGGCGAAACAGCGTGAATATGATGATAAGGCTTATACGGTCGATCATTTTTATACCAAGCTATTTAAAATTGGATCAGGATTTCAAACAGCATCAGGCCAAAAAATGGCGCAAGAAAGGACAGCGCGTATGAAATGGTTTCTTGATGCGTTTCTTGATGAGATTCAGGTTGAATCCGCAGATTGCGATGATTGGGTATAA
- the lepA gene encoding translation elongation factor 4 has protein sequence MKQIRNFSIIAHIDHGKSTLSDRIIQICGGLSDREMAAQVLDSMDLERERGITIKAQSVTLDYKANDGQVYQLNFIDTPGHVDFSYEVSRSLAACEGALLVVDAGQGVEAQTLANCYTAIEMDLEVVPVLNKIDLPAAEPERVAEEIEDIVGIDAADAVRCSAKTGIGVQDVIERLVKEIPAPEGDPDAPLQALIIDSWFDNYLGVVSLVRIKNGTLRKGDKVKVMSTGQVYNADRLGIFTPKRVDRDVLNCGEVGWLVCAIKDILGAPVGDTLTTSRQPAEKALPGFKKVKPQVYAGLFPVSSDDYEAFRDALGKLSLNDASLFYEPESSTALGFGFRCGFLGLLHMEIIQERLEREYDLDLITTAPTVVYEVETTSGDIIYVDSPSKLPALNNIHELREPIAECHMLLPKEYLGNVITLCVEKRGVQTNMVYHGNQVALTYEIPMAEVVLDFFDRLKSTSRGYASLDYNFTRFQNSDMVRVDVLINGERVDALALITHRDNSQYRGRELVEKMKELIPRQQFDIAIQAAIGTHIIARSTVKQLRKNVLAKCYGGDVSRKKKLLQKQKEGKKRMKQVGNVELPQEAFLAILHVGKDN, from the coding sequence ATGAAGCAAATACGAAATTTCTCCATTATCGCCCACATTGACCACGGTAAATCCACGCTATCTGACCGGATTATTCAAATCTGTGGTGGTCTGTCTGATCGCGAAATGGCAGCACAAGTACTGGATTCAATGGATCTTGAGCGTGAACGTGGGATCACGATCAAAGCACAAAGTGTTACGCTTGATTACAAGGCAAATGACGGGCAAGTTTACCAATTAAACTTTATCGATACACCAGGGCATGTGGATTTCTCTTACGAAGTCTCCCGCTCACTGGCCGCCTGTGAAGGTGCCTTGCTGGTGGTTGATGCGGGTCAGGGGGTTGAAGCCCAGACATTGGCTAACTGTTATACCGCCATAGAAATGGATCTGGAAGTGGTTCCGGTTCTGAACAAAATCGACCTTCCGGCGGCTGAACCAGAGCGTGTTGCCGAAGAAATCGAAGATATTGTCGGTATTGATGCCGCCGACGCAGTGCGTTGTTCGGCAAAAACGGGTATCGGCGTACAGGATGTGATTGAACGTCTGGTAAAAGAAATCCCCGCGCCGGAAGGTGATCCTGATGCACCATTGCAGGCTCTGATTATTGACTCGTGGTTTGATAATTACCTGGGTGTGGTTTCACTGGTTCGTATCAAAAACGGTACGTTGCGTAAGGGTGATAAAGTTAAGGTAATGAGTACCGGACAGGTATACAACGCTGACCGTCTGGGGATCTTCACCCCGAAACGCGTTGATCGTGATGTATTGAATTGTGGTGAAGTGGGCTGGTTGGTCTGTGCCATCAAAGATATTCTGGGCGCGCCGGTTGGAGATACTTTGACAACTTCCCGCCAGCCTGCGGAAAAAGCACTGCCTGGTTTTAAAAAGGTTAAACCGCAGGTTTATGCCGGTCTGTTCCCGGTCAGTTCTGATGATTATGAAGCTTTCCGTGATGCGTTAGGCAAACTGAGCTTAAATGACGCTTCATTATTCTATGAACCAGAAAGTTCCACGGCATTGGGCTTCGGTTTCCGCTGTGGTTTCCTCGGCTTGCTGCATATGGAAATCATTCAGGAACGCTTGGAGCGTGAATACGATCTCGATTTGATCACAACGGCACCAACCGTTGTTTATGAAGTTGAGACAACCAGTGGTGATATTATCTACGTTGATAGTCCATCCAAGTTGCCGGCGTTAAACAATATCCATGAACTGCGTGAGCCGATTGCAGAATGTCACATGTTGCTGCCGAAAGAGTACCTTGGTAACGTCATTACACTCTGTGTAGAAAAACGCGGTGTGCAAACGAATATGGTCTATCACGGTAATCAGGTTGCACTGACCTATGAAATTCCGATGGCAGAAGTTGTGCTGGATTTCTTTGACCGCTTGAAATCAACTTCGCGTGGTTATGCTTCTCTGGATTATAACTTTACCCGCTTCCAGAATTCAGACATGGTTCGTGTGGATGTGTTGATTAATGGTGAGCGTGTGGATGCGCTGGCTTTGATTACCCACCGCGACAATTCGCAATACCGTGGGCGTGAGCTGGTGGAAAAGATGAAAGAACTTATTCCACGCCAGCAATTTGACATTGCGATTCAGGCTGCCATAGGTACTCACATTATTGCGCGCTCTACCGTTAAGCAGTTACGTAAAAACGTATTAGCGAAATGTTATGGCGGTGACGTCAGCCGTAAGAAAAAGCTGTTGCAGAAACAGAAAGAGGGTAAAAAACGCATGAAGCAGGTCGGAAACGTTGAACTGCCGCAGGAAGCCTTCTTAGCGATTCTGCATGTTGGCAAAGATAATTAA
- the era gene encoding GTPase Era, translating to MSEEKNYCGFVAIVGRPNVGKSTLLNQLLGQKVSITSRKPQTTRHRIMGIHTEGAYQIIYVDTPGLHIEEKRAINRLMNRAASSSIGDVELVIFVVEGTHWTPDDEMVVNKLRHLRCPVLLAINKVDNVLDKALLLPHIGFLSQQMNFIDVVPMSAEKGMNVDTIAKIARNHIPQAEHHFPEDYITDRSQRFMASEIIREKLMRFLGEELPYSVTVEIEQFVTNERGGYTIHGLILVERDGQKKMVIGNKGSKIKTIGIEARQDMEKLFDMKVHLELWVKVKSGWADDERALRSLGYIDDL from the coding sequence ATGAGCGAAGAAAAAAACTATTGCGGATTCGTGGCAATAGTCGGTCGGCCCAACGTCGGTAAATCAACGTTATTGAATCAGTTATTGGGTCAGAAAGTATCCATCACCTCCCGTAAACCTCAAACGACGCGGCATCGCATCATGGGGATTCATACGGAAGGGGCTTACCAAATCATCTATGTTGATACCCCAGGTCTTCATATTGAAGAAAAACGGGCGATCAACCGTCTGATGAACCGTGCGGCGAGCAGCTCTATTGGTGATGTCGAACTGGTTATTTTTGTTGTGGAAGGTACGCACTGGACACCCGATGATGAAATGGTGGTGAATAAATTGCGTCATTTACGTTGTCCTGTCTTACTGGCTATCAATAAAGTGGACAATGTGCTAGATAAAGCCCTTCTTCTGCCCCATATCGGTTTTCTCAGCCAACAGATGAATTTTATCGACGTTGTGCCGATGAGTGCAGAAAAAGGCATGAATGTTGATACCATTGCCAAAATAGCACGTAATCATATCCCACAGGCGGAACACCACTTCCCGGAAGATTATATTACTGATCGCTCACAGCGTTTTATGGCGTCAGAAATCATCCGTGAAAAACTCATGCGTTTTTTGGGTGAAGAACTGCCCTATTCCGTGACAGTGGAAATTGAACAATTTGTTACCAATGAGCGTGGCGGTTATACGATCCACGGTTTGATTCTGGTCGAGCGTGACGGTCAGAAGAAAATGGTGATTGGTAATAAAGGCAGCAAAATCAAAACGATTGGTATAGAAGCCCGTCAGGATATGGAAAAGCTGTTTGATATGAAAGTCCACCTGGAATTGTGGGTAAAAGTGAAATCAGGCTGGGCGGATGATGAACGGGCGCTACGTAGCCTCGGTTACATCGACGACTTATAA
- the rseC gene encoding SoxR-reducing system protein RseC, whose translation MVKEWATVVRWQKGRALLRYGSSLGCGSCQAKTACGSYLLEKIGPESIHQLEVEISQPLQPGQKVEVGIPESSLLRSAMLVYLTPLLGLFLGAALFQLWTTDQLGIGLGGIGGGFAGFFIARKIAAYWDKLQAYQPVVLQIGLPPDAIKVLPQE comes from the coding sequence ATGGTTAAAGAGTGGGCAACGGTTGTCCGTTGGCAAAAAGGCCGTGCATTATTGCGTTACGGATCATCGTTGGGCTGTGGTAGCTGTCAGGCCAAAACAGCTTGTGGTTCTTATTTACTGGAAAAAATAGGGCCGGAAAGCATCCATCAGTTGGAAGTTGAAATTTCTCAACCACTGCAACCGGGACAGAAGGTTGAAGTCGGTATTCCTGAAAGCAGCCTGTTACGTTCAGCCATGCTGGTTTATCTGACACCCTTGTTGGGGCTGTTTTTGGGTGCAGCTCTTTTCCAACTCTGGACAACTGACCAATTAGGGATCGGTTTAGGGGGAATTGGCGGTGGGTTCGCGGGTTTCTTCATTGCCCGCAAGATTGCTGCGTATTGGGATAAATTGCAAGCCTACCAGCCCGTTGTATTACAAATTGGTTTACCTCCTGATGCGATTAAGGTACTACCGCAAGAGTAA